From the genome of Pyxidicoccus trucidator, one region includes:
- a CDS encoding M35 family metallo-endopeptidase → MSLSPRGRLNWWIGALASVSLLGACGAPDERSGDALESNEPAVQDAVAGDVVVTLSTEKSSLAARDGVLVNVTLTNVSSRSVRVLKWHTPVDGVKEDLFRVTADGASAEYNGRHYKWATPEAHDFLTLKAGESVSRQVDLASIYDLSKSATYSISYDSEAHHDASHEGVSQLRSDSLSVFIEGRPFVNPEAAATGTVTAQALSTANCTSSRVTSVTTAFNSAKTYANNSVTYLSATPSNTTRFRTWFGTFSTTNWNTVKTHFTSIKSALDTKSVIVDCGCTDSAYAYVYKNSPYRIYVCNAFWSAPNTGTDSRAGTLIHELSHFTVVADTDDHAYGQSAAKSLATSNPTRARDNADSHEYFAENTPSLP, encoded by the coding sequence ATGAGCCTGAGCCCTCGTGGTCGTCTCAATTGGTGGATTGGTGCCCTCGCCAGCGTGTCCCTGCTGGGTGCGTGTGGAGCGCCGGATGAGCGTTCGGGTGACGCGCTCGAGTCGAACGAGCCCGCCGTGCAGGACGCGGTCGCGGGCGATGTGGTGGTGACGCTGTCGACGGAGAAGTCGTCCCTGGCCGCGCGTGACGGAGTGCTGGTGAACGTGACGCTGACCAACGTCTCGTCGCGCTCGGTGCGCGTGCTCAAGTGGCACACGCCGGTGGACGGAGTGAAGGAGGACCTGTTCCGCGTGACGGCCGACGGCGCGTCGGCGGAGTACAACGGCCGCCACTACAAGTGGGCCACGCCGGAGGCGCATGACTTCCTGACGCTGAAGGCCGGCGAGAGCGTGTCGCGGCAGGTGGACCTGGCGTCCATCTACGACCTGTCGAAGAGCGCCACGTACAGCATCAGCTACGACTCCGAGGCGCACCACGACGCCAGCCACGAGGGCGTGTCGCAGCTGCGCTCGGACAGCCTGAGCGTGTTCATCGAGGGCCGTCCCTTCGTGAATCCCGAGGCGGCGGCCACCGGCACCGTCACGGCGCAGGCCCTGTCCACCGCGAACTGCACCAGCAGCCGCGTGACGTCCGTCACCACGGCGTTCAACTCGGCGAAGACCTACGCGAACAACTCGGTGACCTACCTGAGCGCGACGCCCAGCAACACCACGCGCTTCCGCACCTGGTTCGGCACGTTCAGCACCACCAACTGGAACACCGTCAAGACGCACTTCACGTCCATCAAGAGCGCCCTCGACACCAAGTCCGTCATCGTCGACTGCGGCTGCACGGACAGCGCCTACGCGTACGTGTACAAGAACTCGCCGTACCGCATCTACGTGTGCAACGCCTTCTGGAGCGCGCCGAACACGGGCACGGACTCCCGCGCCGGCACGCTCATCCACGAGCTGAGCCACTTCACGGTGGTGGCGGACACGGATGACCACGCCTACGGCCAGAGCGCCGCCAAGAGCCTGGCGACCTCCAACCCCACCCGCGCCCGCGACAACGCGGACAGCCACGAGTACTTCGCGGAGAACACGCCGTCGCTGCCGTGA
- a CDS encoding MXAN_6521/LA_1396 family lipoprotein, producing the protein MTTKRLLPVLGLGLLSACSTVKSHRLRDDYTQVDKQQVKRLVVVAQPLPDGKPAVGELWSLLARQWVNQNRDFIVKSNLALPDRPEDLSFKGLCVEGIEGVLWLDPTVALKGDGAEASVKAKLTRCRDGEEVWAAEAAGSWGSKDEDYSQRVAQYVQELGEEVAPYVVPSAKLLAATLDTLPSPELNDADKDEKIELGE; encoded by the coding sequence ATGACGACGAAGCGACTGTTGCCCGTGCTCGGGCTGGGCCTGCTGTCCGCGTGCTCCACGGTGAAGAGCCACCGGCTGCGTGACGACTACACGCAGGTGGACAAGCAGCAGGTGAAGCGGCTGGTGGTGGTGGCGCAGCCGCTGCCCGACGGCAAGCCCGCGGTGGGCGAGCTGTGGAGCCTGCTCGCCCGCCAGTGGGTGAACCAGAACCGGGACTTCATCGTGAAGTCCAACCTGGCGCTTCCCGACCGGCCGGAGGACCTGTCCTTCAAGGGCCTGTGCGTGGAGGGCATCGAAGGCGTGCTCTGGCTGGACCCGACGGTGGCGCTGAAGGGCGACGGCGCCGAGGCCTCCGTCAAGGCGAAGCTGACGCGGTGCCGCGACGGCGAGGAGGTCTGGGCCGCCGAGGCCGCCGGGAGCTGGGGCTCCAAGGACGAGGACTACTCGCAGCGCGTGGCCCAGTACGTCCAGGAGCTGGGCGAGGAGGTGGCCCCCTACGTGGTGCCCTCCGCCAAGCTGCTGGCGGCCACGCTGGACACGCTGCCCAGTCCCGAACTCAACGACGCGGACAAGGACGAGAAGATAGAGCTGGGTGAGTAG
- a CDS encoding HPr family phosphocarrier protein, which translates to MPTMAEGTYEIINALGLHARAAAQMVKVANRFKSEVTIEAQGQRANAKSIMGVLMLAAAQGTQVKVTCKGDDADACLQELAKLIGDRFGEAQ; encoded by the coding sequence ATGCCAACCATGGCCGAAGGAACCTACGAGATCATCAACGCGCTGGGGCTGCACGCCCGGGCCGCGGCGCAGATGGTCAAGGTGGCCAACCGCTTCAAGAGCGAGGTCACCATCGAGGCCCAGGGCCAGCGGGCCAATGCCAAGTCCATCATGGGCGTGCTGATGCTGGCGGCGGCCCAGGGGACCCAGGTGAAGGTGACCTGCAAGGGGGATGACGCCGACGCCTGTCTCCAGGAGTTGGCAAAACTCATCGGGGACCGTTTCGGCGAGGCCCAGTGA
- a CDS encoding protease, which yields MATTLECALSAPATVKAGEPVEVVFRLSNPTAQPLYVLDWHTPLEGLLNNIFQVTRDGAEISYAGPMLKRANPGADDYVAVAPGATVEGKVNVALAYDFTQPGRYRIAFQGRLMDVATQQAGLPHTMDGFRELPVKCNEVETTVTP from the coding sequence ATGGCGACGACGCTGGAATGTGCGCTGAGTGCCCCCGCGACGGTGAAGGCGGGCGAGCCGGTGGAGGTGGTCTTCCGGCTGAGCAACCCCACCGCGCAGCCGCTGTACGTGCTGGACTGGCACACGCCGCTGGAGGGGCTGCTCAACAACATCTTCCAGGTGACTCGCGACGGCGCGGAGATCTCCTACGCGGGGCCGATGCTGAAGCGGGCGAACCCGGGAGCGGACGACTATGTCGCCGTGGCACCGGGCGCCACCGTGGAGGGCAAGGTGAACGTGGCGCTCGCGTATGACTTCACGCAGCCGGGGCGCTACCGCATCGCGTTCCAGGGCCGGCTGATGGACGTCGCCACGCAGCAGGCGGGGCTCCCCCACACCATGGACGGGTTCCGCGAGCTGCCGGTGAAGTGCAACGAGGTGGAGACGACCGTCACGCCGTGA
- the ptsP gene encoding phosphoenolpyruvate--protein phosphotransferase: MSSQATPTLRLMGIGASPGVAVGHAFILDRKRIRTPKLRLAEAEVEPERMRMKTAIDLSDRQLAELKDQITRTEGSDHALILEAHRLMLHDPMLVDEVNRLIIDDRINAEWAVRRVARKIKHLFDNIPDEYFRERRSDVDYVADRIIRNLMGQVVDEEVEVPAEAIVVAHDLSPADAALMARSGRVAGFVTDLGGQTSHTAIVARARETPAVVGAGRASEQISPGDLVAMDGIRGVILVNPSDEQLAVFREDQRRYQEGERLALTTKDLEALSTDGFRIRLYGNMEFLEEIPSLLAHGAEGIGLYRTEFMFLDRKTAPTEEEHYRAYRQVLEAMGGRPVTIRTLDLGGDKVPGNKVKHEKEPNPAMGLRAIRYCLSNRELFRTQLRALLRASVHGNLRLMFPLICGVSELREARSELEACRTELGRAGVPVGKRFPVGIMVETPSAAMIADRLAQEADFFSIGTNDLIQYSLAIDRQNREVAYLYRPLHLSVLRMLRTIIDAGKAANIPVSMCGEMAGDPLYTLVLLALGFDELSMTSGQIPVVKRFIRRVSRTDAVELLKGAMELTTAEEIERYVRTEMDRRFAEVLEPASEPGQPEPAEHEPTPSGRTTG; this comes from the coding sequence GTGAGCAGCCAGGCCACCCCCACCCTCAGACTGATGGGCATCGGCGCGTCTCCCGGCGTGGCGGTGGGCCACGCCTTCATCCTGGACCGCAAGCGCATCCGCACCCCCAAGCTCCGGCTGGCCGAGGCAGAGGTCGAGCCCGAGCGGATGCGGATGAAGACCGCCATCGACCTGTCCGACCGGCAGCTCGCCGAGCTCAAGGACCAGATTACGCGCACCGAGGGCAGCGACCATGCCCTCATCCTCGAAGCCCACCGGCTGATGCTCCACGACCCCATGCTCGTGGACGAGGTCAACCGGCTCATCATCGACGACCGCATCAACGCCGAGTGGGCCGTGCGGCGGGTGGCGCGCAAAATCAAGCACCTGTTCGACAACATCCCCGACGAGTACTTCCGCGAGCGCCGCTCGGACGTGGACTACGTCGCGGACCGCATCATCCGCAACCTGATGGGCCAGGTGGTGGACGAGGAGGTGGAGGTCCCCGCCGAGGCGATTGTCGTCGCCCACGACTTGTCCCCCGCGGACGCGGCGCTGATGGCGCGCAGCGGGCGGGTGGCGGGCTTCGTGACGGACCTGGGCGGCCAGACGAGCCACACGGCGATTGTCGCGCGGGCGCGCGAGACGCCGGCGGTGGTGGGCGCCGGACGGGCCAGCGAGCAGATTTCGCCGGGCGACCTGGTGGCCATGGACGGCATCCGGGGCGTCATCCTCGTCAACCCTTCCGACGAGCAGCTCGCCGTCTTCCGCGAGGACCAGCGCCGCTACCAGGAGGGCGAGCGGCTGGCGCTGACGACGAAGGACCTGGAGGCGCTGAGCACGGACGGCTTCCGCATCCGGCTCTACGGCAACATGGAGTTCCTGGAGGAAATACCCTCCCTGCTGGCGCACGGCGCGGAGGGCATTGGCCTGTACCGCACCGAGTTCATGTTCCTGGACCGGAAGACGGCGCCGACGGAGGAGGAGCACTACCGCGCCTACCGGCAGGTGCTGGAGGCCATGGGCGGGCGCCCCGTCACCATCCGCACGTTGGATTTGGGCGGCGACAAGGTGCCGGGCAACAAGGTGAAGCACGAGAAGGAGCCCAACCCGGCCATGGGCCTGCGGGCCATCCGCTACTGCCTGTCCAACCGGGAGCTGTTCCGCACGCAGCTCCGCGCGCTGCTGCGCGCCAGCGTGCACGGCAACCTGCGGCTGATGTTCCCCCTCATCTGCGGCGTCAGCGAGCTGCGCGAGGCGCGCAGTGAGCTGGAGGCCTGCCGCACGGAGCTGGGCCGCGCGGGCGTGCCCGTGGGCAAGCGCTTCCCGGTGGGCATCATGGTGGAGACGCCCAGCGCGGCGATGATTGCGGACCGGCTGGCGCAGGAGGCGGACTTCTTCTCCATCGGGACGAACGACCTCATCCAGTACTCGCTGGCCATCGACCGCCAGAATCGCGAGGTGGCCTACCTCTACCGGCCCCTGCACCTGTCGGTGCTGCGCATGCTGCGGACCATCATCGACGCGGGCAAGGCGGCGAACATCCCCGTGTCCATGTGCGGCGAGATGGCGGGTGACCCGCTGTACACGCTGGTGCTGCTCGCGCTCGGCTTCGACGAGCTGTCCATGACGTCGGGGCAGATTCCGGTGGTGAAGCGCTTCATCCGCCGGGTGAGCCGCACGGATGCCGTGGAGCTGCTGAAGGGCGCCATGGAGCTGACCACCGCGGAGGAAATCGAGCGCTACGTGCGCACGGAGATGGACCGCCGCTTCGCGGAAGTCCTGGAGCCCGCCTCGGAGCCCGGCCAGCCGGAGCCCGCCGAGCACGAGCCCACGCCCTCCGGCCGCACCACCGGCTGA
- a CDS encoding NAD+ kinase, with amino-acid sequence MYEKIVLVTRRTRLAGLVERFNTKKQAKFYVEHAGQDFEEFSREDESYRRSVDTLRDALGLGLPVQQVDRSLVPTFLFTGKEVVVVAGQDGLVANVAKYVGEQPLVGVNPDPERFDGVLLPYRVAGARGAVRRVLEGKAGFRQVTLAEARLGDGQRLLAFNDLFIGAKTHVSARYQLRYGDQEEAQSSSGVLVSTGAGSSGWLSSVFTLARSLTQQTGGVPGQPWKLGWEEPKLAFVVREPFISRHSAADVVGGFVTEERELVLESRMASGGVIFSDGVEEDFLTFGAGATARIRPAKQRARLVVG; translated from the coding sequence ATGTACGAGAAGATTGTCCTCGTCACCCGCCGCACGCGGCTGGCGGGGCTGGTGGAGCGCTTCAACACCAAGAAGCAGGCGAAGTTCTACGTCGAGCACGCGGGGCAGGACTTCGAGGAGTTCTCCCGCGAGGACGAGTCCTACCGCCGCTCGGTGGACACGCTGCGCGACGCGCTGGGCCTGGGGCTGCCGGTGCAGCAGGTGGACCGGAGCCTGGTGCCCACCTTCCTCTTCACGGGGAAGGAAGTGGTGGTGGTGGCGGGGCAGGACGGGCTGGTGGCGAACGTGGCGAAGTACGTGGGGGAGCAGCCGCTGGTGGGCGTGAACCCGGACCCGGAGCGCTTCGACGGCGTGCTGCTGCCGTACCGCGTGGCGGGGGCCCGGGGCGCGGTGCGGCGGGTGCTGGAGGGCAAGGCCGGCTTCCGGCAGGTGACGCTGGCGGAGGCGCGGCTGGGGGACGGGCAGCGGCTGCTGGCCTTCAACGACTTGTTCATCGGCGCGAAGACGCACGTGTCGGCGCGCTACCAGCTGCGCTACGGGGACCAGGAGGAGGCGCAGTCGTCCAGCGGGGTGCTGGTGTCCACGGGGGCGGGCTCCAGCGGGTGGCTGTCCTCCGTGTTCACGCTGGCGCGGAGCCTGACGCAGCAGACGGGTGGAGTGCCGGGGCAGCCGTGGAAGCTGGGGTGGGAGGAGCCGAAGCTCGCGTTCGTGGTGCGCGAGCCCTTCATCAGCCGGCACTCGGCCGCGGACGTGGTGGGTGGCTTCGTGACGGAGGAGCGCGAGCTGGTGCTGGAGTCGCGGATGGCGTCGGGGGGCGTCATCTTCAGCGACGGCGTGGAGGAGGACTTCCTCACGTTCGGCGCAGGTGCCACCGCGCGCATCCGCCCCGCGAAGCAGCGCGCGCGGCTGGTGGTGGGGTGA
- a CDS encoding PTS sugar transporter subunit IIC, whose translation MSVVWTQVALAGVWGGLVALERKAFLQAMLSRPLVAATVMGGLLDDVASGLAVGLVLELFFLGTANLGAALPENDTLAATGTSAAAATLTTATGAGSTPAMWSLAVLLFIGLGRVGRRSDRLLEGYTARLARVALASAEAGDLTRAMRQNLWGMWPHFVLYGSLTSLCALLGFFVEPLLTALPPAVVRGLAWAWPAMASVAASLAAQGSHARRAPLYAALGAAAVTVAVVLLLLREGR comes from the coding sequence GTGAGCGTCGTCTGGACCCAGGTGGCGCTTGCGGGAGTGTGGGGCGGACTGGTGGCCTTGGAGCGCAAGGCGTTCCTCCAGGCCATGCTGTCCCGCCCCCTCGTCGCGGCCACCGTCATGGGCGGACTGCTGGACGACGTGGCCTCCGGGCTGGCCGTGGGGCTGGTGCTGGAGCTGTTCTTCCTGGGCACCGCCAACCTGGGCGCCGCGCTGCCGGAGAACGACACCCTGGCCGCCACCGGCACCAGCGCCGCCGCCGCCACCCTCACCACCGCCACCGGCGCCGGCTCCACGCCGGCCATGTGGTCCCTGGCGGTGCTGCTCTTCATCGGCCTGGGACGCGTGGGCCGCAGGAGCGACCGCCTGCTGGAGGGCTACACGGCGCGGCTGGCCCGGGTGGCGCTGGCGTCCGCCGAGGCCGGTGACCTCACCCGCGCCATGCGGCAGAACCTCTGGGGCATGTGGCCGCACTTCGTCCTGTACGGCAGCCTCACCTCGCTGTGCGCGCTGCTGGGCTTCTTCGTGGAGCCGCTGCTGACCGCGCTGCCGCCCGCCGTGGTGCGGGGGCTGGCCTGGGCGTGGCCCGCCATGGCCTCGGTGGCGGCCTCCCTCGCCGCGCAGGGCAGCCACGCCCGGCGCGCGCCCCTGTACGCGGCGCTGGGGGCGGCGGCGGTGACGGTGGCGGTGGTGCTCCTCCTCCTCCGGGAGGGCCGGTGA
- a CDS encoding PTS sugar transporter subunit IIA — protein sequence MVGLVVAAHGRLAEELVSTAEQIVGKLPAVATCNIEPGTPVEELRAKMKQAVARVDEGEGVIILADLFGGTPCKESLMMCQRMNLEVLAGVNLPMLLKANSLRSEQMSLPEMANQLASHGQRNITCASALLREAQQQPRT from the coding sequence ATGGTCGGCCTCGTCGTCGCAGCGCACGGGCGTCTAGCGGAGGAGCTGGTCTCCACCGCGGAACAGATCGTGGGAAAGCTTCCCGCGGTGGCAACCTGCAACATCGAGCCGGGGACTCCCGTAGAGGAGCTCCGCGCGAAGATGAAGCAGGCGGTCGCCCGCGTGGATGAGGGGGAAGGTGTCATCATCCTGGCCGACCTCTTCGGCGGGACTCCTTGTAAGGAGTCCCTGATGATGTGCCAGCGGATGAATCTGGAGGTGCTCGCTGGCGTCAACCTGCCCATGCTTCTCAAGGCGAACTCGCTCCGCAGTGAGCAGATGTCCCTTCCGGAGATGGCCAACCAGCTGGCTTCCCACGGCCAGCGCAACATCACCTGTGCATCCGCCCTGCTTCGCGAGGCCCAGCAGCAGCCGCGAACTTGA
- a CDS encoding tetratricopeptide repeat protein, giving the protein MRIHTPALLLFFAGACAHAPAATETPVIAETPGASAPDAQAKAPIAELPFMEAPAAPMPGWRQVKRADALMREGKNAEALALYKEALGAGNSSANTAYSAACAMALLGQKKEALDSLSRAAELGFRDVKWMQQDTDLVSLSGEPAFTALVERIPTLPERHSNGNPELQRMFTEDQADRSPPPASPEAWKAVTARDAQRRTRVKELVASGALKDAADFLAAGFIFQHGDTQEDYAMAREMGAEAARRGNPTGLWLAAAAWDRWLMNAGRPQRFGTQYRGDVQTKKMTLYPVDPSVTDEERARWGFPPLAEIPTTMR; this is encoded by the coding sequence ATGCGAATCCACACCCCCGCCCTGTTGCTGTTCTTCGCCGGAGCGTGCGCGCATGCGCCGGCCGCCACGGAAACCCCTGTCATCGCGGAGACGCCCGGCGCCAGTGCGCCCGACGCGCAGGCGAAGGCGCCCATCGCGGAGCTCCCCTTCATGGAGGCGCCCGCGGCGCCCATGCCGGGGTGGCGGCAGGTGAAGCGCGCGGACGCGCTGATGCGCGAGGGGAAGAACGCCGAGGCCCTCGCGCTCTACAAGGAGGCGCTGGGCGCGGGGAACTCGAGCGCGAACACCGCGTACTCCGCCGCGTGCGCCATGGCGCTGCTCGGGCAGAAGAAGGAGGCGCTGGACTCCCTGTCGCGCGCGGCGGAGCTGGGCTTTCGCGACGTGAAGTGGATGCAGCAGGACACGGACCTGGTGTCCCTGAGCGGCGAGCCGGCCTTCACCGCCCTGGTCGAGCGCATCCCCACGCTCCCGGAGCGCCACTCCAACGGGAACCCCGAGCTGCAGCGGATGTTCACGGAGGACCAGGCGGACCGCTCACCGCCGCCTGCCTCTCCGGAGGCGTGGAAGGCCGTCACGGCGCGGGATGCGCAGCGCCGCACACGTGTGAAGGAGCTGGTGGCCTCGGGCGCCCTGAAGGACGCCGCGGACTTCCTCGCCGCCGGGTTCATCTTCCAGCACGGGGACACGCAGGAGGACTACGCCATGGCGCGGGAGATGGGCGCGGAGGCCGCCCGGCGCGGCAACCCGACGGGCCTGTGGCTGGCCGCCGCCGCGTGGGACCGCTGGCTGATGAACGCCGGCAGGCCGCAGCGCTTCGGCACGCAGTACCGGGGCGACGTGCAGACGAAGAAGATGACGCTCTACCCGGTGGACCCGAGCGTGACGGACGAGGAGCGCGCGCGCTGGGGCTTCCCCCCGCTCGCGGAGATTCCCACCACCATGCGGTAG
- a CDS encoding peroxiredoxin produces the protein MARPKLLKEGDAVPDVTLTGAGNRPVRLKDLVGQKVLVVYFYPKDDSPGCTAQACGLRDQYEDFVAAGAEVVGISSDSVASHEGFASKHRLPFVLLSDAGGAAREAFGVPPSLLGLLPGRVTFVVDRQGVIRSAFESQLRVGEHVRRALELVRTLASESAAPAPASAAK, from the coding sequence ATGGCCAGGCCGAAGCTGCTGAAAGAAGGCGATGCGGTCCCCGATGTGACGCTGACGGGGGCTGGCAACCGCCCGGTGCGGCTGAAGGACCTGGTGGGGCAGAAGGTGCTCGTCGTCTACTTCTACCCGAAGGATGACTCGCCGGGCTGCACCGCGCAGGCGTGCGGCCTGAGGGACCAGTACGAGGACTTCGTGGCCGCGGGCGCGGAGGTGGTGGGCATCAGCAGCGACTCGGTGGCGTCCCACGAGGGCTTCGCCTCCAAGCACCGGCTGCCCTTCGTGCTGCTCAGCGACGCGGGCGGTGCGGCGCGCGAGGCCTTCGGCGTGCCCCCTTCCCTGCTGGGCCTGCTTCCCGGCCGCGTCACCTTCGTCGTGGACCGCCAGGGCGTCATCCGCAGCGCCTTCGAGTCGCAGCTCCGCGTGGGCGAGCACGTGCGGCGCGCGCTGGAGCTGGTGCGCACGCTGGCCAGCGAGAGCGCCGCGCCAGCGCCCGCGTCCGCGGCGAAGTAG
- a CDS encoding PTS system mannose/fructose/sorbose family transporter subunit IID — MSTKDTYLPPWVLLRVFLRSLFLQASWNPKGMQNLGLAYAVYPALATLYPAGPAREEAVRRHLVFFNTHPYVAAAIVGGVVNHEMRIARGEETPDKVVAFKAALMGPLAALGDGFFWLSLKPAAGAVSAAMVPLLGVWAVPLFLVLYNGVHVLLRVRLYWLGLSLGDRLVEAVARANLPSKGAKLRAVAAASAGGLAAWLSVSFGANAGGTRAPLLAAGCLALGVASYVLVSRRVPNYVVLYLAAGLACAAGAFL, encoded by the coding sequence GTGAGCACGAAGGACACCTACCTGCCGCCGTGGGTGCTGCTGCGCGTCTTCCTGCGCTCGCTCTTCCTCCAGGCGTCGTGGAACCCCAAGGGCATGCAGAACCTGGGGCTGGCCTACGCCGTCTACCCCGCCCTGGCCACGCTGTACCCGGCGGGCCCCGCCCGGGAAGAGGCGGTGCGCCGGCACCTGGTCTTCTTCAACACCCACCCCTACGTGGCGGCGGCCATCGTCGGCGGCGTCGTCAACCACGAGATGCGCATCGCCCGGGGGGAGGAGACGCCCGACAAGGTGGTGGCCTTCAAGGCCGCGCTGATGGGGCCCCTGGCGGCGCTGGGGGACGGCTTCTTCTGGCTGTCCCTCAAGCCGGCGGCGGGGGCGGTGAGCGCGGCCATGGTGCCGCTGCTGGGCGTGTGGGCGGTGCCCCTCTTCCTGGTGCTCTACAACGGCGTCCACGTGCTGTTGCGCGTGCGCCTGTACTGGCTGGGCCTGTCCCTGGGGGACAGACTGGTGGAAGCAGTGGCCCGGGCCAACCTCCCCTCGAAGGGGGCGAAGCTGCGGGCGGTGGCGGCGGCGAGCGCGGGCGGCCTTGCCGCCTGGCTGTCCGTTTCCTTCGGGGCGAACGCGGGTGGAACGCGAGCGCCCCTCCTGGCGGCCGGGTGCCTGGCCCTGGGGGTGGCGTCCTACGTGCTGGTCAGCCGTCGGGTGCCGAACTACGTGGTGCTCTACCTTGCCGCGGGGCTGGCCTGCGCGGCGGGAGCATTCCTTTAA
- a CDS encoding MgtC/SapB family protein yields the protein MDEKTIALRLALAAVLGGVLGLEREVRGQDAGLRTHILVSLGACCFTLASVFIEAPLASSEAPDAVRVDISRIASQVVVGIGFLGAGVILRHGGQVRGLTTAANLWLTASVGLVAGLGLYFAAGATVVISLLSLVGLRPVERAIHRYRKRRGLVADRDVVGSPPDSGDAS from the coding sequence GTGGACGAGAAGACCATTGCCCTGCGGCTGGCCCTGGCCGCGGTGCTCGGTGGCGTGCTGGGGCTGGAGCGCGAGGTGCGGGGCCAGGACGCCGGCCTCCGCACCCACATCCTGGTGTCCCTGGGCGCGTGCTGCTTCACGCTGGCCAGCGTCTTCATCGAGGCGCCGCTGGCCAGCAGCGAGGCCCCGGACGCGGTGCGAGTCGACATCAGCCGCATCGCCAGCCAGGTGGTGGTGGGCATCGGCTTCCTGGGCGCGGGCGTCATCCTGCGCCATGGCGGCCAGGTGAGGGGCCTGACGACGGCCGCCAACCTGTGGCTCACCGCCTCCGTGGGGCTCGTCGCGGGGCTGGGCCTGTACTTCGCGGCTGGCGCCACGGTGGTCATCTCATTGCTGAGCCTGGTGGGCCTGCGGCCCGTGGAGCGGGCCATCCACCGGTACCGGAAGCGCCGCGGGCTGGTGGCGGACCGGGACGTGGTCGGCTCGCCTCCCGACTCGGGGGACGCGAGCTGA
- a CDS encoding PTS sugar transporter subunit IIB, with product MITLVRVDNRLIHGQVVEAWLPFLKVSRVVVADDEAASSPLIRAAMALAVQSAIEVQILPLAQVDFAALSKDGVRTLVLLRDVASVPFAFAHGLSMEELNLGNVHFGTGRRQVSPSVFLAEAELKALQQLAEQGVRVEARAVPVEKPVELLDLTERWAKAG from the coding sequence GTGATCACCCTGGTCCGCGTCGACAACCGCCTCATCCATGGTCAGGTCGTCGAGGCCTGGCTGCCCTTTCTCAAGGTCTCAAGAGTCGTCGTCGCCGACGATGAGGCGGCCTCCAGCCCCCTCATCCGCGCGGCCATGGCCCTGGCCGTCCAGAGCGCCATCGAGGTGCAGATCCTCCCGCTGGCCCAGGTGGACTTCGCCGCCCTCTCCAAGGACGGGGTGCGCACCCTGGTGCTGCTGCGCGACGTGGCGTCCGTGCCCTTCGCCTTCGCGCACGGGCTGTCCATGGAGGAGCTCAACCTGGGCAACGTGCACTTCGGCACCGGCCGCCGGCAGGTGTCCCCGTCCGTCTTCCTGGCCGAGGCGGAGCTGAAGGCGCTGCAGCAGCTGGCCGAGCAGGGGGTGCGCGTGGAGGCCCGCGCCGTGCCCGTGGAGAAGCCGGTGGAGCTGCTGGACCTCACCGAGCGGTGGGCGAAGGCCGGGTGA